The following proteins come from a genomic window of Candidatus Thiodiazotropha sp. CDECU1:
- the nuoN gene encoding NADH-quinone oxidoreductase subunit NuoN, giving the protein MQFDSTQLIPVLPEISLLTLACVVLVVDLFIRDSQRIVSYGIAQAGLFLTAVVTLAVSQPSTQIVFDGSYIRDPMSDLLKLGILVVSFLAFLYAKDYLRDRDLFKGEFYTLGLFAVLGMMIMTSANSFLSIYLGLELLALCLYALVAFNRNSPQGAEAAMKYFVLGALASGMLLYGISMIYGATGTLRFDELSQVVDKGDMNQLVMVFGIVFLVIGLAFKLGAVPFHMWVPDVYHGAPTAVTLFIGSAPKIAAFALAMRLLVDGLAELHGGWEGWQGMLIILAVLSMAIGNLIAIAQTNIKRMLAYSTISHVGFILLGILAGTKEGYTAAMFYTLVYALMSAGGFGVVIALSRKGFEAENLDDFKGLNQRNPWFAGMMLLLMFSMAGVPPTVGFFAKLFVLDAVVSVSLTWLALVGVFFSIIGAFYYIRVIKLIYFDQPVDDSPLTMGVDTQVVLSLNGLAMLILGLFPAGLLSLCSSAIGN; this is encoded by the coding sequence ATGCAATTCGATTCAACACAACTGATCCCGGTCCTGCCGGAAATCTCCCTGCTGACCCTGGCCTGCGTGGTGCTGGTGGTGGACCTGTTCATTCGCGATTCGCAGCGTATCGTCAGTTACGGTATCGCCCAGGCCGGTCTGTTCCTCACAGCCGTCGTTACCCTGGCTGTCTCCCAACCCAGTACACAGATAGTCTTCGACGGCAGTTATATTCGTGACCCGATGAGCGACCTGTTGAAACTGGGGATCCTGGTTGTCAGTTTTCTCGCCTTTCTGTATGCCAAGGACTATCTGCGCGACCGGGATCTGTTCAAGGGTGAATTCTATACCCTGGGTCTGTTTGCGGTACTGGGTATGATGATCATGACCTCCGCCAACAGCTTTCTGAGCATCTACCTGGGGCTCGAGCTGCTGGCGCTCTGTCTCTATGCACTGGTGGCCTTCAACAGGAATTCACCCCAGGGAGCCGAGGCGGCAATGAAATATTTTGTCCTCGGCGCACTCGCTTCCGGCATGCTGCTGTATGGTATCTCCATGATCTATGGCGCCACCGGTACGCTACGCTTCGATGAGCTGTCGCAAGTGGTGGATAAGGGAGACATGAACCAGCTGGTGATGGTGTTTGGTATCGTCTTCCTGGTTATCGGCCTGGCCTTCAAGCTGGGTGCGGTTCCCTTTCATATGTGGGTACCCGATGTCTATCATGGTGCCCCAACGGCGGTTACCCTGTTTATCGGCAGCGCACCGAAGATTGCCGCATTCGCCCTGGCCATGCGCCTGTTGGTGGATGGGTTGGCCGAGCTTCACGGCGGTTGGGAGGGTTGGCAGGGGATGTTGATCATCCTGGCGGTACTCTCAATGGCCATCGGTAACCTGATTGCCATTGCCCAGACCAACATCAAACGCATGTTGGCCTATTCCACTATTTCCCACGTGGGTTTTATCCTGCTCGGTATCCTGGCTGGCACCAAAGAGGGGTATACCGCGGCGATGTTCTATACCCTGGTCTATGCGCTGATGTCTGCGGGTGGTTTCGGGGTGGTAATCGCCCTCAGCCGCAAGGGCTTCGAGGCCGAAAACCTGGATGACTTCAAAGGACTCAATCAGCGCAACCCCTGGTTTGCCGGCATGATGCTGTTGCTGATGTTCTCCATGGCCGGGGTGCCACCCACGGTCGGTTTCTTCGCCAAGTTGTTTGTGCTCGACGCTGTAGTCTCGGTGAGCCTGACCTGGCTGGCACTGGTGGGTGTCTTCTTCTCCATCATCGGTGCCTTCTATTACATCCGTGTTATAAAGCTGATCTACTTCGACCAGCCAGTGGATGATTCGCCCTTGACGATGGGCGTGGATACCCAGGTGGTACTGTCGCTGAATGGCCTGGCAATGCTGATTCTCGGCCTGTTCCCCGCCGGATTACTCTCACTCTGCAGCAGTGCTATCGGCAACTGA
- a CDS encoding NADH-quinone oxidoreductase subunit M, whose amino-acid sequence MIADWPILTLTVWLPIIGGLMVLASGDRETNATKWTALIVAILTFIVSLPLWFAFDSSTSAMQFVERVPWVPSFDIEYYMGVDGISMPLIILTTFITPLVVIAGWEVIKYRPSQYMAAFLIMEGVMVGVFSALDAMLFYVFWEAMLIPMFLIIGVWGGANRVYATIKFFLYTFLGSVFMLVALIYMYFQSGNFDILGFHTLKLDLTEQILIFIAFLLAFAVKVPMWPVHTWLPDAHVEAPTGGSVILAAIMLKIGGYGFLRFSLPITPDASHTLDWLIIGMSLIAVVYIGFVALIQQDMKKLIAYSSIAHMGFVTLGFFIVFIISQNNAGSGAALGMEGGMVQMVSHGFISAALFLCVGVLYDRLHSREIKDYGGVVNTMPVFGAFMVFFAMANAGLPGTSGFVGEFMVILASFRADFWYAFLAATTLIIGAAYTLWMVKRVVFGDVANEGVAALEDINQREYIVLGTLAAAVLLLGLWPAPLVEVMDASVNNLLQHIAVSKL is encoded by the coding sequence ATGATTGCCGATTGGCCCATCTTAACGCTTACGGTCTGGCTTCCGATCATCGGGGGTCTCATGGTGCTTGCCAGTGGCGACCGTGAGACAAACGCCACCAAATGGACCGCCCTGATCGTCGCCATCCTGACCTTCATCGTCAGTCTGCCGCTCTGGTTCGCCTTCGACAGTTCCACCTCGGCGATGCAGTTCGTGGAACGGGTTCCCTGGGTACCGAGCTTCGATATCGAGTACTACATGGGTGTGGATGGTATCTCCATGCCGCTGATCATCCTCACCACCTTCATCACCCCGTTGGTGGTGATCGCCGGTTGGGAGGTGATCAAGTACCGTCCTTCCCAATATATGGCCGCCTTCCTGATTATGGAGGGGGTGATGGTCGGTGTCTTCTCGGCACTGGATGCGATGCTCTTCTATGTCTTCTGGGAGGCGATGTTGATTCCGATGTTTCTCATCATCGGGGTCTGGGGGGGAGCGAACCGGGTCTACGCCACCATCAAGTTCTTCCTCTATACCTTCCTTGGCTCGGTGTTCATGCTGGTCGCCCTGATCTACATGTACTTCCAGTCAGGCAACTTCGATATCCTCGGTTTCCACACCCTCAAACTCGATCTGACCGAGCAGATACTGATCTTTATCGCCTTCCTCCTGGCGTTTGCGGTCAAGGTGCCCATGTGGCCGGTGCACACCTGGTTGCCGGATGCCCATGTGGAGGCCCCCACAGGCGGTTCGGTTATCCTGGCGGCGATCATGCTGAAGATCGGCGGATACGGTTTCCTGCGTTTCAGCCTGCCGATTACACCTGACGCCAGCCATACCCTGGATTGGCTGATCATCGGCATGTCCCTGATCGCGGTGGTCTATATCGGCTTTGTCGCCCTGATCCAGCAGGATATGAAGAAACTGATCGCCTACTCATCGATTGCCCACATGGGCTTCGTCACCCTGGGCTTCTTCATCGTCTTCATCATCAGCCAGAACAACGCCGGCAGCGGCGCGGCCCTGGGTATGGAAGGGGGCATGGTGCAGATGGTCTCCCACGGTTTTATCTCGGCAGCCCTGTTCCTCTGTGTCGGAGTGCTCTATGACCGGCTGCATAGTCGTGAGATCAAGGATTATGGCGGGGTGGTGAATACCATGCCCGTTTTCGGCGCCTTCATGGTCTTCTTCGCCATGGCCAACGCGGGCCTGCCCGGGACCTCAGGTTTCGTCGGCGAGTTTATGGTCATCCTGGCCAGTTTCCGCGCCGATTTCTGGTATGCCTTCCTCGCGGCCACCACCCTGATCATTGGCGCAGCCTATACCCTGTGGATGGTCAAACGGGTGGTCTTCGGCGATGTCGCCAACGAAGGCGTGGCGGCGCTGGAGGATATAAACCAACGTGAATATATCGTGCTGGGCACGCTGGCGGCGGCGGTGCTGCTGCTGGGTCTGTGGCCGGCACCCCTGGTTGAGGTAATGGATGCCTCCGTCAACAATCTGCTGCAGCATATTGCAGTGTCGAAACTTTAA
- the nuoL gene encoding NADH-quinone oxidoreductase subunit L, whose product MENIYLTIVLAPLVGAIIAGFFGGAIGRSWSHWVTSSGVGISTLLSLYVLKGFMFDNAQVFNGSVYTWMVSDGINMEVGFLVDQLTAVMISVVTFVSFCVHIYTIGYMADDEHNWPKTSLAGRNSYQRFFSYISLFTFSMLMLVMSNNFLQLFFGWEAVGLVSYLLIGFWSVRPTAIFANLKAFLVNRVGDFGFILGIAAIAMYTNSLDYAEVFAKAPGLADTQIQIWGDSNWSLMSVIGILLFIGAMGKSAQVPLHVWLPDSMEGPTPISALIHAATMVTAGIFMVARMSPLYELSETALSFVLVIGATTAFFTGLIGIVQNDIKRVVAYSTLSQLGYMMVALGASAYAAGIFHLMTHAFFKALLFLAAGSVIIGMHHDQDIRNMGGVRKYMPVTYWTSLLGSLALIGFPFFSGFFSKDAIIEAVHHSTIGGSTYAYVLVLAGVFVTALYSFRMFFLVFHGEGPRDEHAKAHLHESPKVVTIPLILLAIPSVILGYLTIDSMLFGDWFKDVLYVLPEHDTLAAVQAVVHSGNGMLAHTYASPAFYLAMAGLGLAFYIYMINPSIADKVKSVASPIYTLLDKKYWFDEAYQAVFAAGSRGLGKFLWLVGDRGLIDGLAVNGSAYSVGWIASVVRHLQSGYLYHYAIAMILGLLLLLTWFVFI is encoded by the coding sequence ATGGAAAATATCTATCTGACAATCGTGCTTGCGCCCTTGGTGGGCGCTATCATAGCCGGCTTTTTCGGTGGCGCCATCGGGCGCAGCTGGTCTCACTGGGTGACGAGCAGCGGGGTGGGTATCTCGACCCTGCTCTCCCTGTATGTGCTCAAGGGTTTCATGTTCGACAATGCGCAGGTCTTTAACGGATCCGTCTATACCTGGATGGTAAGTGACGGCATCAACATGGAAGTGGGCTTCCTGGTGGATCAGTTGACCGCGGTGATGATCAGCGTGGTGACCTTCGTCTCCTTCTGTGTGCATATCTATACCATCGGCTATATGGCCGATGATGAACACAACTGGCCCAAAACCAGCCTCGCGGGGCGCAACTCCTATCAGCGCTTCTTCAGCTATATCTCCCTGTTCACCTTCTCCATGCTGATGCTGGTGATGTCCAACAACTTCCTCCAGCTCTTCTTCGGCTGGGAGGCGGTGGGCCTGGTCTCCTATCTGCTGATCGGTTTCTGGTCGGTGCGGCCGACGGCGATCTTCGCCAATCTGAAGGCCTTTTTGGTCAACCGGGTGGGTGACTTCGGCTTCATCCTCGGTATCGCCGCCATCGCTATGTACACCAACAGCCTCGACTACGCCGAGGTGTTTGCCAAGGCGCCGGGACTGGCCGATACCCAGATCCAGATCTGGGGCGACAGCAACTGGTCGCTGATGTCGGTGATCGGCATTCTGCTGTTCATCGGCGCCATGGGTAAGTCGGCCCAGGTGCCATTGCATGTCTGGCTGCCCGACTCCATGGAGGGTCCCACCCCCATCTCCGCCCTGATCCATGCCGCGACCATGGTCACCGCCGGTATCTTCATGGTGGCACGTATGTCGCCCCTGTATGAACTGTCCGAGACGGCCCTTAGCTTCGTCCTGGTGATCGGTGCCACCACCGCCTTCTTCACCGGCCTTATTGGCATCGTGCAGAACGACATCAAGCGGGTGGTGGCCTATTCGACCCTGTCGCAACTCGGCTACATGATGGTCGCCCTGGGCGCCTCGGCCTACGCCGCCGGTATCTTTCATCTGATGACCCACGCCTTCTTCAAGGCGCTGCTGTTCCTGGCCGCCGGTTCGGTGATCATCGGTATGCACCATGATCAGGACATCCGCAACATGGGCGGGGTGCGCAAATATATGCCGGTCACCTACTGGACTTCGTTACTGGGCTCCCTGGCGCTGATCGGTTTTCCCTTCTTTTCCGGTTTCTTCTCCAAGGACGCCATCATCGAGGCGGTGCACCACTCCACCATCGGTGGTTCGACCTATGCCTATGTGCTGGTGCTGGCCGGTGTCTTTGTCACCGCCCTCTACAGTTTCCGCATGTTCTTTCTGGTCTTCCATGGGGAGGGCCCCAGGGACGAGCACGCCAAGGCGCATCTGCACGAATCGCCCAAGGTGGTGACAATACCGCTGATCCTGCTGGCGATTCCCTCGGTGATCCTCGGCTACCTGACCATCGATTCGATGCTGTTTGGCGACTGGTTCAAGGATGTGCTGTATGTCCTGCCCGAGCACGATACCCTGGCGGCCGTACAGGCGGTGGTGCATAGCGGCAATGGCATGCTGGCACATACCTATGCGAGCCCTGCATTCTATCTGGCCATGGCCGGCTTGGGTTTGGCCTTTTACATCTACATGATAAACCCGTCCATCGCCGACAAGGTCAAATCGGTGGCTTCACCGATCTATACCCTGCTGGATAAGAAGTACTGGTTCGACGAGGCCTACCAGGCAGTCTTCGCCGCCGGTAGCCGTGGGCTGGGCAAGTTTCTCTGGTTGGTGGGTGATCGTGGCCTGATCGACGGGCTGGCGGTCAACGGTTCCGCCTACTCGGTGGGTTGGATCGCTTCGGTGGTGCGCCATCTGCAGAGCGGCTACCTCTATCACTACGCCATTGCCATGATTCTGGGTCTGCTGTTGCTGTTGACCTGGTTCGTTTTTATTTAA
- the nuoK gene encoding NADH-quinone oxidoreductase subunit NuoK, with translation MIALSDYLILGAILFAISVAGIFINRKNVIILLMCVELMLLAVNINFVAFSHFLGDNAGQVFVFFILTVAAAEAAIGLAILVVLFRSKRSINVEDMDVLKG, from the coding sequence ATGATTGCACTATCTGATTACCTGATACTCGGCGCCATCCTCTTCGCAATCAGCGTTGCGGGGATCTTCATCAATCGCAAGAACGTGATTATTTTGTTGATGTGCGTGGAGCTGATGCTGCTCGCGGTAAACATCAATTTTGTCGCCTTTTCGCATTTTCTCGGTGACAACGCGGGACAGGTCTTTGTCTTCTTTATCCTGACTGTTGCCGCGGCCGAGGCCGCCATCGGCCTGGCCATCCTGGTGGTGCTGTTCCGCAGCAAGCGCAGCATCAACGTCGAGGATATGGATGTATTGAAAGGGTAA
- a CDS encoding NADH-quinone oxidoreductase subunit J: protein MTLELLIFYALSAVIIVAATMVVTRRNPVHSALFLILAFFACSGIWLLAEAEFLAIVLVLVYVGAVMVLFLFVLMMLDIDLAVLRAGFIKMLPLGVIMAIAMAAELILIVGPDNFGLEQYAAPARHAADYSNTQELGSVLYTVYMYPFEIAAVILLVAIIAAIGLTMRKRPDNKYLDPATQVVIKRDDRVRMVSMDAEKG from the coding sequence ATGACACTTGAATTGCTGATTTTCTACGCCCTGTCCGCAGTGATCATCGTTGCCGCAACGATGGTGGTGACCCGGCGTAATCCTGTACATTCAGCCCTGTTTTTGATTCTTGCCTTTTTCGCCTGTAGTGGTATCTGGCTGCTCGCGGAAGCGGAGTTTCTCGCCATCGTCCTGGTGTTGGTCTATGTGGGAGCAGTCATGGTGCTGTTTCTCTTCGTCCTGATGATGCTGGATATCGACCTTGCCGTGTTACGTGCCGGATTCATCAAGATGTTGCCGCTGGGTGTGATCATGGCTATCGCAATGGCCGCTGAATTGATCCTCATTGTCGGCCCTGACAATTTCGGCCTGGAGCAGTATGCCGCCCCGGCCAGGCATGCTGCGGATTACAGTAATACGCAAGAGCTCGGTAGCGTACTCTACACCGTCTATATGTACCCATTCGAGATTGCCGCGGTGATCCTGTTGGTCGCCATTATCGCCGCAATCGGCCTGACCATGCGCAAGCGCCCGGATAACAAGTATCTCGATCCGGCCACTCAGGTGGTAATCAAGCGTGACGATCGGGTGCGCATGGTATCCATGGATGCCGAGAAAGGATGA
- the nuoI gene encoding NADH-quinone oxidoreductase subunit NuoI, with protein sequence MKVLSNYFKSLFLLELFRGLNVTGRYLFRKKFTVMYPEEKAPVSPRFRGLHALRRYPSGEERCIACKLCEATCPALAITIEAEPRDDGSRRTTRYDIDLFKCIYCGYCQEACPVDAIVETRIYEYHFENRGDSIMTKEKLLSVGDKYEAQIAADIEAQAKYR encoded by the coding sequence ATGAAAGTGCTTTCAAACTATTTTAAGAGCCTTTTCCTGCTGGAGCTGTTTCGTGGCTTGAATGTGACGGGGCGCTATCTGTTCCGTAAAAAGTTCACCGTCATGTACCCTGAGGAGAAGGCGCCGGTCTCCCCCAGATTCCGTGGTCTTCACGCACTGCGGCGCTATCCCAGTGGTGAGGAGCGGTGTATCGCGTGTAAATTATGCGAGGCGACCTGCCCGGCATTGGCCATCACCATAGAGGCGGAGCCGAGGGATGACGGTTCCCGACGCACCACCCGTTACGACATAGATCTGTTCAAGTGCATCTACTGCGGTTACTGCCAGGAGGCTTGTCCGGTGGATGCCATTGTGGAGACCCGCATCTACGAATACCACTTCGAGAATCGCGGCGACAGTATTATGACCAAAGAGAAGCTACTCTCGGTGGGTGATAAGTATGAGGCGCAGATAGCCGCCGATATCGAGGCCCAGGCGAAGTATCGCTGA
- the nuoH gene encoding NADH-quinone oxidoreductase subunit NuoH, whose protein sequence is MEFFISLWGSLPTELQYLVWTMIKIITIVLPLMLIVAYYTYAERKIIGYMQVRVGPNRVGPKGWLQPIADAVKLMFKEIVIPSKANKLLFIIAPAITLGPALAAWAVFPFDEKLVLADINAGLLYILALTSVGVYGVIIAGWASNSKYAFLGAMRSAAQIVSYEIAMGFALVGVLVAAGSLNLGDIVRAQEGGLFSWFWLPLLPLFGVYVISGVAETNRAPFDVAEGESEIVAGFHVEYSGMLFAVFFLAEYANMILISALTAIMFMGGWLSPFHGWPLLGPLFDWVPGFFWLVIKTAFFMFLFLWFRATFPRYRYDQIMRLGWKVFIPITIVWIAVVGLAVVYQMPWWFD, encoded by the coding sequence ATGGAATTCTTTATCAGCCTTTGGGGATCCCTACCCACCGAACTGCAGTATCTGGTCTGGACCATGATCAAGATCATTACCATCGTCCTGCCACTGATGTTGATCGTGGCCTATTACACCTATGCCGAACGCAAGATCATCGGCTACATGCAGGTGCGCGTCGGCCCCAACCGGGTCGGCCCCAAGGGTTGGCTGCAGCCGATTGCGGATGCGGTCAAGCTGATGTTCAAAGAGATCGTGATACCTAGCAAGGCCAACAAGCTGCTGTTCATCATCGCGCCGGCGATAACCCTGGGACCGGCCTTGGCGGCCTGGGCGGTCTTTCCCTTCGATGAAAAGCTGGTGCTGGCCGATATCAATGCGGGACTGCTGTATATCCTGGCACTGACCTCGGTCGGGGTCTATGGCGTGATTATCGCCGGATGGGCCTCAAATTCGAAATATGCCTTTCTCGGTGCAATGAGGTCGGCAGCGCAGATCGTATCCTACGAGATCGCCATGGGCTTCGCTCTGGTGGGGGTATTGGTGGCAGCCGGCAGCCTCAACCTGGGTGATATCGTCAGGGCGCAGGAGGGGGGGTTATTCTCCTGGTTCTGGTTGCCACTATTGCCCCTGTTCGGTGTGTATGTGATATCCGGTGTGGCGGAAACCAATCGTGCCCCCTTCGATGTGGCTGAAGGCGAGTCGGAGATCGTCGCCGGTTTCCATGTGGAATACTCCGGCATGCTGTTCGCGGTCTTCTTCCTGGCTGAATATGCCAACATGATTTTGATCTCGGCCCTGACCGCGATCATGTTCATGGGTGGCTGGCTCTCTCCCTTCCACGGTTGGCCATTACTGGGTCCGCTGTTCGACTGGGTACCGGGCTTTTTCTGGCTGGTGATCAAGACTGCCTTTTTCATGTTTCTGTTTCTCTGGTTCCGTGCCACTTTTCCCCGCTACCGCTATGACCAGATCATGCGCCTGGGGTGGAAAGTGTTCATTCCGATAACCATTGTCTGGATTGCTGTCGTAGGTCTCGCCGTGGTCTATCAAATGCCCTGGTGGTTCGACTGA
- the nuoG gene encoding NADH-quinone oxidoreductase subunit NuoG has translation MTDSTVTIEVDGQALQAKAGTMLIEVTDAAGIRIPRFCYHKKLSIAANCRMCLVEVEKVPKPLPACATPVSDGMKVFTRSPKALAAQKGTMEFLLINHPLDCPICDQGGECELQDVAIGYGRDVSRYNEGKRVVADKNIGPLIATDMTRCIHCTRCVRFGDEIAGIREMGATGRGEHMVIGTYIEKSVDSELSGNVIDLCPVGALTSKPFRFNARAWELTQVEAVAPHDSLGSNLNLHLRGNRVMRVHPRDNESINETWISDRDRYSYEGLYSSDRLTSPMIKKSGEWKEVSWEMALEMAAASLGEINEADQIGALLSPTATLEELYLAQKLMRGMGSGNIDSRLRQGDFRLDADLKQVNWLGMKISEVDAIDGVLVVGGNLRKEQPILAHRLRKAALAGADVFFISPQQLQLNYNARQSICTPGEMILHLAAVAKAAGVKQGGTAAALLDSATVDEFARMAAEALKNGDSTTVMLGAMARSHPDFSLLYTLASSLAEATGARISMVPESANSVGAQLAGAVPHLQAGGRAAESAGLDASNMLKLPRRGYLLLGVEPGMDFYNGALSQTALQSADTVVALSAYRSPELEACCDILLPMAIFSETSGTYVNAEGVWQQGRGAVQPQGEARPGWKILRVLGNLLNQQGFDYTDPSEIGDELRALCDGVSLDNKPVQGEGLEPKLGVDGLQRGGDTPLYAADPLVRRAAALQQTKDAGEAVIRLHPKEAERQGLGSTENALIKQNGYQATLPVALDESIPEGCVWISTGLQKTAMLGQPFGEVTVEKA, from the coding sequence ATGACAGATTCTACAGTCACCATTGAAGTAGACGGTCAAGCGCTGCAGGCAAAGGCCGGCACCATGCTCATCGAGGTCACCGATGCGGCAGGGATTCGTATACCGCGCTTCTGCTATCACAAGAAACTCTCTATTGCCGCCAACTGCCGGATGTGTCTGGTCGAGGTCGAGAAGGTGCCGAAACCCTTGCCGGCCTGTGCAACCCCTGTTTCAGACGGCATGAAGGTATTTACCCGTTCCCCGAAGGCGCTGGCCGCACAGAAGGGGACCATGGAGTTTCTGCTTATCAACCATCCCCTGGATTGCCCGATCTGCGATCAGGGTGGCGAATGTGAACTGCAGGATGTGGCCATCGGTTATGGCCGGGATGTCTCACGCTATAACGAGGGCAAACGCGTGGTGGCGGATAAGAATATCGGCCCCTTGATTGCCACCGATATGACCCGCTGCATCCACTGTACCCGTTGTGTGAGGTTTGGAGATGAGATCGCGGGCATCCGCGAGATGGGGGCCACCGGGCGCGGTGAGCATATGGTCATAGGCACCTATATCGAGAAGAGCGTCGACTCCGAACTCTCCGGCAATGTCATCGACCTCTGTCCGGTGGGTGCGCTTACCTCCAAACCCTTCCGCTTCAATGCGCGGGCCTGGGAACTGACTCAAGTGGAGGCGGTGGCGCCCCACGACAGCCTGGGTTCGAACCTCAATCTGCACCTGCGTGGCAACCGGGTGATGCGGGTTCATCCCCGGGACAACGAATCGATCAATGAGACCTGGATCTCCGATCGTGACCGCTATAGTTATGAGGGACTCTACAGCAGTGACCGCCTGACCTCGCCGATGATCAAAAAGAGCGGTGAGTGGAAGGAGGTCAGCTGGGAGATGGCCCTGGAGATGGCCGCGGCCAGCCTGGGTGAGATCAACGAGGCCGATCAGATCGGTGCCCTGCTCTCACCGACTGCGACCCTGGAAGAGCTCTATCTGGCACAGAAGCTGATGCGAGGCATGGGCAGCGGCAATATCGACAGCCGCCTGCGCCAAGGGGATTTCCGTCTCGATGCGGACCTCAAACAGGTCAACTGGCTGGGCATGAAGATCAGTGAAGTCGATGCCATCGATGGCGTGCTCGTGGTGGGGGGTAACCTGCGCAAGGAACAGCCGATTCTGGCCCATCGACTGCGCAAGGCCGCACTGGCCGGTGCCGATGTCTTTTTTATATCACCCCAGCAGCTGCAACTGAATTACAACGCCCGGCAATCCATATGCACGCCGGGTGAAATGATCCTGCACTTGGCGGCGGTTGCCAAAGCCGCTGGCGTGAAACAGGGCGGCACAGCTGCTGCATTGCTCGATTCGGCAACTGTGGATGAGTTCGCGAGGATGGCTGCCGAGGCGCTCAAGAACGGGGATAGTACCACCGTGATGCTAGGCGCCATGGCCCGGTCACATCCCGATTTCTCCCTGTTGTATACACTCGCTTCCAGTCTTGCAGAGGCGACCGGCGCCAGGATCTCGATGGTTCCTGAATCCGCCAACAGCGTCGGTGCCCAGCTGGCCGGCGCCGTACCTCACTTGCAGGCAGGCGGCAGAGCGGCGGAGAGTGCCGGCCTGGATGCATCAAACATGCTCAAGCTGCCACGCAGAGGCTATCTGTTGCTGGGTGTTGAACCGGGTATGGATTTTTATAATGGCGCACTCTCTCAAACTGCGCTGCAGAGTGCTGACACGGTGGTTGCCCTGAGCGCATATCGCAGTCCGGAACTTGAAGCCTGCTGCGATATTCTGTTACCGATGGCTATCTTCAGCGAAACTTCCGGCACCTATGTGAATGCCGAGGGTGTCTGGCAACAGGGCAGGGGGGCGGTCCAGCCTCAGGGTGAGGCGCGACCCGGTTGGAAGATACTCCGGGTACTGGGCAATCTACTCAATCAACAGGGCTTCGACTATACCGATCCGAGTGAGATAGGTGATGAACTGCGCGCCCTGTGTGACGGTGTGTCATTGGACAACAAACCTGTTCAGGGTGAGGGGTTGGAGCCGAAGCTTGGCGTGGATGGTCTGCAGCGTGGTGGTGATACCCCACTCTATGCGGCCGATCCGTTGGTGCGGCGTGCCGCAGCACTGCAGCAGACCAAGGATGCCGGAGAGGCGGTGATACGTCTGCATCCGAAAGAGGCCGAGCGTCAGGGATTAGGCTCTACTGAGAATGCTCTGATCAAGCAGAATGGCTACCAGGCAACACTTCCGGTGGCATTGGATGAGTCCATACCCGAAGGTTGTGTGTGGATCTCCACGGGACTGCAAAAGACCGCGATGCTCGGTCAACCCTTTGGTGAAGTGACAGTGGAGAAGGCATAA